From one Thunnus maccoyii chromosome 6, fThuMac1.1, whole genome shotgun sequence genomic stretch:
- the LOC121898574 gene encoding mediator of RNA polymerase II transcription subunit 13-like isoform X1 produces MSSCFVPNGASLEDCHSNLFCLADLTGIKWRRFVWQGPTSSPILFPVTEEDPILCSFSRCLAADVLSVWRRHHTPGRRELWLFWWGDDPSFAELIHNELSSEEDGEWESGLSYECRTLLFKAIHNLLERCLMNRGFVRIGKWFVKPYQKEEKTINKSEHLSCAFTFFVHGDSNVCTSVEIAQHQPLQRLSEEHLSLAQQSSSPLQVILSPYGLNGTLTGQAFKMSDHPTQKLIEEWRQFYPIGPNPKEVQEDKMEDTDWEDDSLAAVEVLVAGVRMVYPSCLVLLPLSDLPAVVPQGSANTSGSLCGAQQGQAAHRDPAMSSVTLTPPTSPEEAQTDYQPAQRWLKLSSASDGYSSNNSLHGGKIPRRLASQMVESVWQEYNINRTGNKRKFTTLTNGTCEEESDKSGLWDFVEPTHRPHCNCSRHKNQKQRSSSTSGHPPSSGQPAQPAPKHKLGEKLEKGEKQQKRPQTPFHHRNSVSEEQSLEPQTQRLCLRTQEEGSYPSLHHVDTAPSKAPTLHTHGPPADLVGSPPPPPLSPHPCDHVEGDMTPGGMKNSSTPIHQPFYPPSVEPCLLPQKGSSEEPQLENMSMPLPFPPAFNETMEPTIFVGSAINPNEDSTHNPWKYFNLPRKKASNFLTPQLPVDRIRDDSGGGGGTESVVSVTELMSGSTHPLKVSQELVKTYAQRRNSHLSSTTGDGEHGEEPDPYAFVEGDEEFSFTEKKDKPGADRDGNKKHKGDEGTGTTADDGQGPSGSKPSASTSLIHENDLAVSYSDLDKIFNSDEDELALSASVHPGSKRAGVGTEDKFGCKDAKPATLDPLSCISSADLHQMFPTPPSLEQQGYSPMNSGSKDSLEAGAGLTLLDGSQLNNHFKMEVEEGFCSPKPSEIKDFSFVYKPETSQPFIGCSMYAPLKALPSQCLLPIKLPEDCVYTPSWTLGKMELIPPVTNVNLLTKDSNVPSVEPDYSQTYTPQTHTPFMSSSAPPSNSGTGILPSPATPRFSVPTPRTPRTPRTPRGPSSVQGSLKYDNSELYSPASTPSTCRPLSSVEPATVPSIPEAHSLYVTLILSESVMNLFKDCNFDSCCVCVCNMNIRGADVGVYLKDNGEAQYPCTCGFSAVANRRFGQSAGLFLEDELDVVVRGSDASRDTERCFEELRASTTHKAGSLKEKPPDELILLLQDQCTNPFAPMAGVEYPKPSSTPSSFLRVEERDCYNDCYMALEHGRQFMDNMSGGKVDEALVKSTCLHQWPKCKSADMSKLFSQDVLRVLLSLQPVLQDTIQKKRSVRSWGVQGPLTWQQFHKMAGRGSYGTDESPEPLPIPTFLVGYEYDFVVLSPFGLPYWEKLLLDPFGSQRDVGFVVICPENEALLCRAKTFFKDLSAMYEACQLGQHRPICKSHPEGILKVGTTEGRSMTEQPLSDWFLKMAARDGNNEAFNKLKLFAQVCRYDLAPYLSEQSLDSSLLSQRSPAVASSSSQTSSSSSTSSGPQSTNTTSSSTSSAQPAQVNSTPPSSSSGSQTIGGMATAKPSSYSQFGTAGLQGSTSQNGPQSNPQGSGALAENGPSANQPQVPTETPESTMERDKVGKPTDGESHAVSYPPAIVVYIVDPFSYEDADREVHSSTYTLGLLRCYMEMLQFLPAHIRNAVSVQIVPCQYLLQPVHSGERHLYGQHLKSLAFSVFTQCRRPLPNSTNFKALTGFGPGLAIDMALKNPERPECLRLYTPPFILAPVKDKQTELGETFGEASQKYNVLFVGYCLSHDQRWLLASCTDQHGELLETCIISIDVPNRARRKKGSARRVGLQKLWEWCLGLVQVTSLPWRVVIGRLGRMGHGELRDWSILLSRRNLQSLSKRLKETCRMCGISAADTPSILSACLVAMEPQGSFVIMPDSVSTGSVFGRSTTLNMQTSQLSTPQDTSCTHILVFPTSAMVQVNTNTPEPIDINFNPINPDGSDGMVIFDLFDNDMVDPDLINILPNSPTTSPVHSPGSHYHQGGDGSKGQSADRMESHEEALNILQQPMALGYFVSTAKTGPLPDWFWSACPQAQNQCPLFLKASLHLHVSSVQSDELLHSKHSHPLDSNHTSDVLRFVLEQYNALSWLTCDPATQDRRSCLPVHFVVLTQMYNFIMNML; encoded by the exons ATGAGTTCGTGCTTTGTACCAAACGGGGCCAGTTTGGAGGACTGCCACTCCAACCTCTTCTGCCTG gCTGATTTGACCGGGATAAAATGGCGGCGTTTTGTGTGGCAAGGACCCACCTCATCGCCTATCCTTTTCCCTGTGACTGAGGAGGACCCTATCTTGTGTAGTTTCAGCCGATGCTTGGCGGCAGATGTGCTGAGTGTGTGGAGAAGGCACCACACCCCGGGTCGCAGAGAGCTCTGGCTTTTCTGGTGGGGGGATGACCCCAGTTTCGCTGAGCTTATCCATAATGAGCTCTCAA GTGAGGAGGATGGCGAGTGGGAGAGTGGCCTGTCCTACGAGTGTCGAACACTCCTGTTCAAAGCCATCCACAACCTGCTGGAGCGCTGTCTCATGAACCGTGGCTTTGTTCGCATTGGCAAGTGGTTCGTTAAGCCCTACCAGAAGGAGGAGAAGACCATTAACAAAAG CGAGCACCTGTCCTGCGCGTTCACCTTCTTCGTACACGGTGACAGCAACGTGTGCACGAGTGTGGAGATTGCTCAACATCAGCCTCTTCAGCGACTCAGCGAGGAGCACCTCAGCCTCGCCCAGCAGAGCTCCAGCCCCTTGCAAG TCATCCTGAGCCCGTACGGCTTGAACGGGACCCTCACAGGCCAGGCTTTTAAGATGTCAGACCACCCAACTCAGAAGCTCATTGAGGAGTGGCGGCAGTTTTATCCCATTGGCCCCAATCCCAAGGAGGTCCAGGAGGACAAGATGGAGGATACAGACTGGGAGGACGACTCCCTGGCAGCTGTGGAGGTCCTTGTCG CGGGAGTAAGGATGGTTTACCCTTCCTGCCTGGTGCTACTCCCCCTGTCGGACCTCCCTGCTGTGGTCCCTCAGGGCTCAGCCAACACCTCAGGAAGCCTGTGCGGTGCTCAGCAGGGCCAGGCTGCTCACAGAGATCCTGCCATGTCCTCTGTCACTCTGACTCCTCCAACGTCACCAGAGGAGGCTCAGACCG ATTATCAGCCTGCGCAGAGGTGGCTAAAACTGTCCTCTGCATCCGATGGCTACAGCTCTAACAACAGTCTTCATGGGGGGAAAATCCCTCGCAGGCTGGCTAGCCAGATGGTGGAGTCAGTGTGGCAGGAGTATAACATAAATCGTACAGGGAACAA GAGGAAGTTTACTACCTTGACCAATGGGACTTGTGAGGAGGAGTCAGATAAAAGTGGACTTTGGGATTTCGTGGAGCCTACTCACAGGCCACATTGCAATTGCTCAAG ACATAAGAATCAGAAACAGCGATCGAGCAGCACCTCAGGACACCCGCCTTCATCAGGCCAGCCTGCCCAGCCAGCCCCCAAGCACAAGTTGGGCGAGAAGCTGGAGAAGGgggagaagcagcagaagaggCCGCAGACGCCTTTTCACCACCGCAACTCTGTGAGTGAGGAGCAGTCCCTGGAGCCACAGACCCAGAGGCTTTGTTTAAGAACACAGGAGGAGGGCTCATATCCCAGCCTGCACCACGTGGACACAGCGCCCTCCAAAGCCCCCACGCTGCACACGCATGGCCCCCCCGCAGACCTCGTCGGATCCccgcctccccctcctctcagCCCGCATCCCTGCGACCATGTAGAAGGTGATATGACTCCAGGTGGCATGAAGAACTCGTCCACCCCCATTCACCAACCGTTCTACCCCCCGTCGGTAGAGCCTTGTCTGCTGCCACAGAAGGGCTCGTCTGAGGAGCCTCAGCTAGAGAACATGTCCATGCCTCTGCCTTTCCCGCCAGCCTTCAATGAAACCATGGAGCCCACCATCTTTGTCGGTTCAGCCATCAACCCCAACGAGGATTCCACCCACAACCCCTGGAAGTATTTCAACCTACCCAGGAAGAAGGCCTCTAACTTCCTGACACCCCAGCTACCTGTGGATAGAATCCGAGATGATTCTGGAGGAGGCGGAGGAACAGAGAGTGTAGTTTCCGTCACTGA GTTGATGTCAGGCTCCACACACCCTCTGAAGGTGTCCCAGGAGCTGGTTAAGACTTACGCCCAGCGGAGAAACAGCCATCTTTCCTCCACCACAGGAGACGGAGAACATGGCGAGGAGCCGGATCCTTACGCCTTTGTAGAGGGAGACGAAGAGTTCAGCTTCACTGAGAAGAAGGACAAGCCTGGAGCTGACAGAGACGGCAACAAGAAACACAAG GGGGATGAAGGAACTGGGACAACAGCTGATG ATGGTCAGGGTCCATCAGGTAGTAAACCTTCAGCCTCAACCAGCCTCATCCATGAGAACGACTTGGCTGTGTCCTACAGCGACCTGGATAAAATCTTCAACTCGGATGAAGATGAGTTAGCGCTAAGTGCATCAGTACAT CCTGGATCCAAAAGAGCTGGAGTTGGTACAGAGGACAAGTTTGGCTGTAAAGATGCGAAACCGGCCACGTTGGACCCCCTGTCTTGCATAA GCTCAGCGGACCTGCACCAGATGTTTCCCACCCCGCCTTCCCTGGAGCAGCAGGGCTACTCGCCCATGAACTCCGGGAGCAAGGATAGCCTGGAAGCGGGGGCAGGCCTCACCCTGTTGGACGGCAGCCAGCTCAACAACCACTTCaagatggaggtggaggagggttTCTGCAGCCCGAAGCCATCTGAAATAAAG GACTTCTCCTTTGTGTACAAGCCGGAGACGTCTCAGCCCTTCATCGGCTGTTCCATGTACGCCCCTCTGAAGGCTCTACCCAGCCAGTGTCTGTTGCCTATCAAACTGCCAGAAGACTGTGTGTACACACCCAGCTGGACCCTGGGCAAAATGGAACTGATACCCCCGGTGACGAACGTCAATCTCCTCACCAAAGACAG TAACGTCCCCAGTGTGGAGCCAGACTACAGTCAGACCTACACCCCTCAGACCCACACACCCTTCATGTCCAGCAGTGCACCTCCCAGCAACAGCGGAACGGGCATCCTTCCTTCCCCAGCCACGCCACGTTTCTCTGTGCCCACGCCTCGCACACCACGCACTCCACGGACTCCCCGCGGCCCTTCGAGCGTCCAGGGCTCGCTCAAGTATGACAACTCTGAACTTTACTCCCCGGCCTCCACGCCCTCCACCTGTCGACCGCTCAGCTCCGTGGAGCCAGCCACTGTACCTTCCATCCCTGAGGCCCACAGCCTCTACGTCACCCTCATACTCTCCGAGTCAGTCATGAACCTCTTCAAGGACTGCAACTTCGACAGTTGCTGTGTGTGCGTCTGCAACATGAACATCCGAGGGGCAGATGTAGGCGTGTACCTCAAGGACAACGGCGAGGCTCAGTACCCCTGCACATGCGGCTTCAGCGCCGTCGCCAATCGACGCTTCGGCCAGTCAGCCGGGCTCTTCTTGGAGGACGAACTGGACGTGGTGGTGCGTGGCTCAGACGCCAGTCGGGATACAGAGCGGTGTTTCGAAGAGCTGCGAGCTTCCACAACACACAAGGCTGGCAGCTTGAAGGAGAAGCCCCCAGATgagctgatcctgctgctgcaggaccAGTGCACCAACCCGTTCGCCCCTATGGCAGGTGTGGAGTACCCCAAACCGAGCTCGACCCCCAGTTCTTTCCTGAGGGTGGAAGAGAGGGACTGTTATAATGACTGCTACATGGCACTGGAGCATGGCAGGCAGTTCATGGACAATATGTCAGGTGGCAAAGTAGATGAAGCACTAGTGAAAAGCACCTGTCTTCACCAGTGGCcaaaatgcaaat CAGCAGATATGAGCAAGCTATTCTCTCAGGACGTCCTGCGGGTGTTGTTATCCCTCCAGCCTGTGCTGCAGGACACCATTCAGAAGAAGAGGAGTGTGCGCTCATGGGGCGTACAGGGACCGCTCACCTGGCAACAGTTCCACAAGATGGCAGGGAGGGGATCATATG GTACAGATGAGTCTCCCGAGCCTCTGCCCATCCCCACCTTTTTGGTCGGTTATGAGTATGATTTCGTGGTGCTGTCTCCTTTTGGGTTGCCCTACTGGGAGAAGCTTCTCCTGGATCCTTTTGGTTCTCAGAGGGATGTGGGTTTCGTCGTCATTTGCCCAGAAAATGAAGCCTTGCTCTGCAGAGCCAAGACCTTCTTCAAAGATCTGAGTGCTATGTATGAG GCATGCCAGCTTGGGCAGCACAGGCCCATCTGTAAGAGTCACCCAGAGGGCATACTGAAGGTTGGCACCACAGAGGGCAGGAGCATGACGGAGCAGCCCCTTAGCGACTGGTTTCTTAAGATGGCTGCCAGAGACGGAAACAATGAAGCCTTTAATAAGCTCAAACTCTTTGCTCAAGTGTGCCGCTATGATCTAG CTCCGTACCTGTCAGAGCAGTCTTTGGATAGCTCTCTATTGTCCCAGCGCAGCCCTGCTGtggcttcctcctcctcccagacCTCCAGCTCTTCCAGCACCTCCTCAGGACCCCAGAGCACCAACACTACCAGCTCCAGCACCAGCTCTGCCCAGCCTGCCCAGGTCAACAGCACccctccctcctcatcctcaggaTCCCAGACTATCGGGGGAATGGCAACAGCCAAGCCAAGCTCCTACTCCCAGTTTGGGACAGCAGGGCTGCAAGGCAGCACGTCTCAGAATGGACCCCAGTCAAACCCGCAGGGCTCAGGAGCTCTGGCAGAAAACGGACCTTCTGCCAACCAGCCACAAGTGCCCACTGAGACGCCAGAGAG CACAATGGAAAGAGACAAAGTGGGCAAGCCAACGGACGGAGAGTCACACGCTGTGTCTTACCCGCCTGCCATCGTGGTGTATATCGTGGACCCTTTCAGCTACGAAGACGCAGACAGAGAGGTCCACTCCAGCACCTACACACTGGGCCTACTGCGCTGCTACATGGAGATGCTGCAGTTCCTTCCTGCTCACATCAGAAACGCTGTCTCAGTGCAG ATTGTTCCTTGCCAGTATCTGCTGCAGCCGGTGCACAGCGGGGAGCGCCACCTCTACGGCCAGCACCTCAAGTCCCTGGCCTTCTCCGTGTTCACTCAGTGTCGTCGGCCTCTGCCCAACTCCACCAACTTCAAGGCTCTGACAGGCTTCGGCCCCGGTCTTGCCATCGACATGGCACTCAAGAACCCAGAG AGGCCTGAGTGTCTGCGTCTGTATACGCCGCCCTTCATTTTGGCTCCAGTGAAAGACAAGCAGACGGAACTCGGGGAGACGTTCGGCGAGGCGTCTCAGAAGTACAACGTCCTGTTTGTTGGCTACTGTCTGTCCCATGACCAGCGCTGGCTGCTGGCCTCCTGCACTGACCAACATGGAGAACTGCTTGAGACATGCATCATTAGTATTGATGTCCCAAACAG GGCTCGCAGGAAAAAGGGCTCAGCCAGGCGAGTGGGGTTGCAGAAGCTGTGGGAGTGGTGTCTCGGCCTGGTGCAAGTGACATCGCTGCCATGGAGGGTGGTGATCGGACGGCTCGGTAGAATGGGCCACGGCGAGCTGAGAG ACTGGAGTATTCTGCTGAGCAGGAGGAACTTGCAGTCCCTCAGTAAACGTCTGAAGGAGACATGTAGGATGTGTGGCATCTCTGCTGCGGACACACCCAGTATCCTTAGCGCCTGTCTGGTTGCTATGGAGCCCCAAGGCTCATTTGTCATCATGCCAG ATTCGGTGTCAACAGGTTCGGTGTTTGGTCGTAGCACTACACTCAACATGCAAACGTCGCAGCTGAGCACACCTCAGGACACATCCTGCACACACATCTTGGTGTTCCCCACCTCGGCGATGGTGCAGGTCAACACTAACACTCCAGAGCCCATCGACATCAACTTCAACCCCATAAATCCTG ATGGTTCTGATGGAATGGTTATCTTTGACCTGTTTGACAATGACATGGTGGATCCCGACCTCATCAACATCCTGCCCAACTCCCCCACTACGTCCCCAGTTCATTCTCCTGGCTCCCACTACCACCAGGGGGGAGATGGAAGCAAG GGCCAGAGTGCAGATCGTATGGAGTCCCACGAGGAGGCCCTGAACATCCTGCAGCAGCCGATGGCTCTGGGCTACTTTGTCTCCACAGCCAAGACTGGACCACTGCCTGACTGGTTCTGGTCAGCCTGCCCTCAAGCCCAGAACCAGTGCCCACTCTTCCTCAAG GCCTCTCTGCACCTGCACGTGTCTTCAGTCCAATCAGACGAGCTTCTGCACAGTAAACACTCCCACCCCTTGGACTCCAACCACACCTCTGATGTGCTCAG ATTTGTTCTAGAGCAATACAATGCCCTCTCCTGGCTGACATGCGATCCTGCGACCCAGGACCGGCGCTCCTGTCTGCCCGTTCACTTTGTGGTGCTCACCCAGATGTACAACTTTATCATGAACATGCTCTGA